Proteins encoded by one window of Channa argus isolate prfri chromosome 1, Channa argus male v1.0, whole genome shotgun sequence:
- the slc44a4 gene encoding choline transporter-like protein 4, producing MGKKQETNPDSEYGEPAQFDPTFKGPIKKRGCTDIICCILFIAVILGYIVVGILAWVYGDPRHVLYPRNSTGWFCGIGPNKDRPNLFYFNILSCATSVNIMASSLNGFQCPTTQVCVANCPSTFWAVGVPQYFPNVKPADVFNQSYCVPSINLANTSLSVKQIVDKELCPYFYMPTISVLGRCLPDVSSLGNIPSSFSNVPGLPSSVNDTAGIIRNGTGDIVNGFNAREIGVRIFEDFASSWPWILLGLLIAMVVSLLFLLLLRFTAPVMVWVLIIGVLAAGAYGIWHCYWEYANYKNASATITNVGFTTNFQVYLQVQETWLAFLIIISVVEAILLLTILFLRTRILIAIALIQESSKAIGHMMSTLVYPLVTFVLILVCVAYWGATALYLATSGSPIYRVVALNASQSNCGSINGTINCDPQNFTAADYPYCPSASCIFIKYNNEGLFQRNLFNLQIYNVVAFLWCVNFVIALGHCTLAGAFASYYWAFTKPDDIPMFPVCGGFMRAIRYHVGSLAFGALILTLVQIARMILEYIDHKTRAAQNPIARFIFCCMKCCLWCLEKFIKFLNRNAYIMIAVYGKNFCVSAKNAFMLLMRNIIRVVVLDKVTDVLLFFGKLLVVGGVGVLSFFFFSGRIQLPGNVFRSETLNYYWMPIITVVFGSYLIAHGFFSVYNMCVDTLFLCFLEDLERNDGSVEKPYFMSKNLMKILNKSNKTQKKGKGKD from the exons GAGAGCCTGCGCAGTTTGACCCCACCTTCAAAGGACCCATCAAGAAGAG GGGGTGCACCGATATAATctgctgtattttgtttatAGCCGTCATCCTCGGCTACATCGTAGTCGGGATTTTGG CTTGGGTCTATGGAGACCCTAGGCATGTTCTTTATCCAAGAAACTCAACTGGCTGGTTCTGCGGCATTGGACCCAACAA AGACCGACCCAATTTGTTCTACTTCAACATCCTCAGTTGTGCCACATCTGTTAATATTATGGCATCTTCTCTCAATGGCTTTCAGTGTCCAACAACTCAG GTGTGTGTGGCAAACTGTCCTTCTACGTTCTGGGCTGTGGGTGTGCCGCAGTATTTTCCAAATGTAAAACCAGCAGATGTGTTCAATCAAAGCTACTGCGTGCCGTCCATCAACCTGGCCAATACGTCGTTG AGTGTGAAACAAATAGTTGACAAGGAGCTGTGTCCTTACTTCTACATGCCTACGATCTCTG tGCTGGGGAGATGTTTGCCTGATGTCTCATCACTGGGGAACATCCCGTCATCGTTCTCCAATGTTCCAGGTTTACCCTCCTCAGTCAACGACACAGCCGGAATCATCAGGAATGGCACTGG AGACATTGTGAATGGCTTCAATGCCAGAGAGATTGGCGTCCGCATCTTTGAGGATTTTGCGTCGTCATGGCCCTGGATCCTCCT TGGTCTGCTTATAGCTATGGTGGTCAGTTTGCTGTTCCTGTTGCTGCTGAGATTCACTGCCCCGGTGATGGTGTGGGTGCTCATCATAGGAGTCCTTGCCGCTGGGGCATACG GGATATGGCACTGCTACTGGGAGTATGCAAACTACAAGAATGCCTCTGCTACCATCACTAATGTTGGGTTCACTACCAACTTCCAGGTTTACCTGCAGGTCCAAGAGACCTGGCTGGCCTTCT TGATAATCATATCTGTGGTGGAGGCGATCCTTCTCCTGACCATCCTCTTCCTGCGGACCAGAATCCTCATCGCCATCGCCCTCATCCAGGAGTCCAGCAA GGCAATCGGTCACATGATGTCCACCCTGGTCTACCCTCTGGTCACCTTTGTTCTCATCTTGGTGTGTGTTGCTTACTGGGGCGCCACCGCCTT ATATTTGGCCACGTCGGGAAGCCCCATCTACAGAGTTGTGGCTCTCAACGCATCTCAGAGCAACTGTGGAAGTATCAATGGCACCATAAACTGTGACCCTCAG AACTTCACGGCGGCCGATTACCCGTACTGCCCCTCAGCCAGCTGCATCTTTATCAAATACAACAACGAGGGTCTCTTCCAGAGGAATCTCTTTAACCTGCAGATCTACAACGTAGTGGCTTTTCTCTGGTGTGTCAACTTTGTCATCGCCCTGGGACACTGCACGCTCGCAGGGGCCTTTGCCTCCTACTACTGGGCCTTCACCAAACCAGATGATATCCCCATGTTCCCCGTGTGCGGCGGCTTTATGCGCGCAATCAG ATACCACGTGGGCTCCCTGGCATTTGGCGCTTTGATCCTGACCCTGGTGCAGATAGCGAGGATGATCCTTGAATACATTGATCACAAAACACGAG CGGCACAGAATCCCATTGCACgtttcatattttgctgcatgaAGTGCTGCTTGTGGTGCCTGGAGAAGTTCATCAAGTTCCTCAACAGGAACGCGTACATCATG ATTGCTGTTTATGGGAAAAACTTCTGTGTCTCAGCCAAAAATGCTTTCATGCTGCTTATGAGAAACATAATAAG GGTCGTGGTGCTAGATAAAGTGACGGACGTGCTGTTGTTTTTTGGGAAGCTCCTGGTGGTCGGAGGAGTGG GTGTAttgtccttcttcttcttctctggacGGATACAGCTACCAGGCAACGTCTTCCGCTCTGAAACCCTCAACTATTACTGGATGCCAATTATT acGGTGGTGTTTGGTAGCTACCTCATCGCTCATGGATTCTTCAGTGTGTACAACATGTGTGTTGATACCCTCTTCCTATGCTTCT TGGAGGACTTGGAGCGAAATGACGGGTCGGTGGAGAAACCGTACTTCATGTCCAAAAACCTCATGAAGATCCTGAACAAATCCaacaagacacagaaaaaggGCAAAGGGAAGGACTGA